In Miscanthus floridulus cultivar M001 chromosome 8, ASM1932011v1, whole genome shotgun sequence, the sequence catctcgctggacaagacagagtagaggaaaggagagcagaggcaacagccacagagacggatcacgatgcctctgctccacaaccttaagacacaaccatgactaccaagcctaaaaggaaatgaggaaatagaaaaggaaatttaTATCCATATAAGGCATGTTATGTGATAACGGATGCCgggccagtaggggagatccttgagccgaaggaattaagaggacgattccgtaatatgatcgaggccctagtaagagataaattgaacccagcaatccctaactgaaaagaggtaccagagagcataaagaatgcactatgggataggcagctgaagctcaattttagattttcggagggtaagcacgaactggtaaaaaaatgctttcaggatgatgggagagtcattccgacgttggaggtcggagctcaacacgaagtatatccaaaaggggttaacttccttcaacgagttcggcaaaataactcctagtcaatgggaggagatcgtggctcaaaagacttcaccagaggcattggagctcagtgcccgtaacactcgcgagctggcgaagaggaacaaacaccaccatcatctaggccccgatggctactatgccaagaaaGAGCAGCTTAGAAAGATGAACGAAGAGGCCACAACTGCTGgaaatatcgatgtgacaaatttgaaggtacgctcaaagaattggatatatgcgaggagtacagaatcatccgacggtaatcttaagtttgataagccggagacccaagaggcagtatcaaggatactgaaatatgctgaaggcaaggagaagggctcattcaatccttccagagagagtgGCGAGCTTAGCCTTGGATTGGGAAGCAAGGAGCACACATGCCATACCAGGAGGCTATGGAAAAGGACAACCtgaaagcaaggattcgaagaggacaagcacatgtataagaaacatggcagagaccgaaagactaatcttgagctctaattgaaggctctagttgcgaaggcgttggaggagcaaggactgtctacggagccatggatattagtgatgccgccgggagaactggcattagttggcagccctccgaaagttactagtagccaaggttccactgcagccacaaccctcgTCGATCGCAtgcgggaaccaactagttgcaccttgatgTTTCTCAGTGATCGGcaaaacactgtgatggaggtggcaacgggtgtggcacatccttccGGTGGCTTACACtgcaataataagataccgccggactacactagggtcgaagtgcataccgtgaagcccgaattcatacagtggaggatagactacgcaacaggtattatagaggcggctggtactaccgccgggcggcctgagaaccgctactataaatatatgatttgtagagacggttgggTAGAAGTGACTGGCCAAACCACTCCTACAAAAGATTATGAgccgctcaaaaaaaaaaaacgttgCTGCAGTGGTGAGAGCTAAGAAATTGCAACGACAACGATATGGAACCATATGTAGGTAATGGATAACAACAACGACCAGTGTGAGCATGGAACGCTACCGTACATTTCGGCAGCGGTATATACACGCGTGGAGCACGTACGTGCGTTCATGAATCTTGCCAAGTGGAAGGGAGCGGAATACGTACTGTGGACTGTCGTACGTGCTAGTCATGGTTTAGCGTATTATGTAGGTCCTGTTTAGATTCACAAGCACTAATAACTACTCATTGCATCCTATTATATAAAGCGCAACCACCTCTAATTCAAAGACCAAGAAACATATTTAATTATCTCTCAACACTGGTATTACTGTATCACGTGTTAATAGAGAGCATGCATTATATTATTGGACTTGAATAAAAGGTGGTTACACCTTACTCCCTCCCTCTATGTCCCTAAAGAAAGTCGTTTTGGATATTGACACGGTCTTCAAAAAATAACTTTGACCACTATTTTTTggtataaaatatagtcaatatatacttttataaaacTATATTTTGAGATGAATATACTTACATCACTTtcacattttcaaactcaacctaAAAAAATTATTTATAGTCAAAGTTCaaaatatttgacttaagatAATCTCAAAACAACTATCTTTAGGAACATGAAGGGAGTATATACTAGGACGGATGAAGTAATTAAGTAATCAGTAAATCTACGTGCGTCGATATTGGCACGGAAGGTACTACTTGTTGTAGTCAGCCGGACAATTTGCATTTTAGAATTTATTCAACAATCATCGTTTTTGTTCCAATATATTTTGGAATTGAACTATATACCGTCTCTTGACGCATCTTGGGATCGGGCTTTGTATGTAGTTGAATGCATGTTATTCTAACTCATATGAGCACAGATCATGAGTCTGAGTTATATATGAGGCAATAAGGGGCATGAGGATATCATGAAAAGTAAAAGGACAGGCAGAAGAATCACTTGTCTTGTTAATGCTATATTAGTTATACAGATAGATTTAGATATAAAGTATGTATATAGATATAGAAAAGGCTACTTACTCCATTCGAAATTGTAagtacaatttggaatggatggaggATGGAGTACTATCACCTGGCGAATTATTAGTAGGAGATATTTGAATCCGCCAGCTAATAGATGATTGATAGGTAGTTTGAGGTGTATATAAAGTATTAACACCTCCACTAACTAATAAACTAATCTCTTCATTTCAAATTTTAAGTTGTTTATGTACCTAGACAAAGCGTATATCTATTTATACAGCAAtacctatgtatctaaaaaatacCAAAACCACTTAATTCAGAGCTGGGGTACCGTGGCTAGGAACTCTTTTGCCAATACTAGTTAAAGATTCTATTATCAAGTCTGTTTGATATCCATGTTCTAATTTTAGCTGCTAACTGCTAAAATGCGAGTGGGTTCACAAACCTGgacaaggaaaaaaaaagagtgaCAACTACTAGCTTTATACGGTATTGTGTACGTACATACAGGCATACAGCACCGACACATGTTACGTACCTAGTACGCGCAGCGTTTACTACCTGTCCCCTTGGTCGCAGAAAGCATAGCAGGATGAGAAAAGGACAGATACGGTGGACCGGACTGGATGCAATGCATGCATAATGTCCATGTCCAGGTTCTCCTCCCCCTGCCTCAGCCTCATCAGTCATCACACTCGCCTGCTTTTGCTTTGGGGTTGGTTTGGACGGCAAATCGAAGACGGACGGACTCGTACACGTACGTACCATCGACGGAAAGGACAAGTCAGATGCCCCTGCCAGCTGCTAATTGCAGGTTCAGAGGATTGCCATGACCATTGCCGCCTCCCATTGCCATTTGCAGCGTAGCAAAGGGAACCAAGCCCATCCACGTCCATCCATTTATTTCTTCTTTTGGTTTATTTATACCAGTGAAGTGTAGCTTGTCTTGATCATGTTTGGTTCTTTCCAAGCTAGCTTAGATAGGATTACGACGCTGTTAGTGCCCGGACATCTGGACGGACGCCGACGCCTACGCGCCTACTTCTTCTTCCCCACGCTCTTCCTGTCCCCATCCGTCCTCCTGCGCTGGTGCCTGACTGCTCCTCCCtcgtcctccaccgccgccggaaCCCTAGCCGGAGCAGGCACGGAGGCCGGAGTGGGCGCAGGAGAGGCggcgcgcggaggtggaggaggcgagTCCCATCATTACCAATAGGATTACCTCTTCCTTGTGAAGGTGGGTTTTGGTTAAaatcacctctctctctctctctcatccctTGTTCGACTAAGGGTGTGGAGGCATGGATCCAGGGGTGGCAGCCGACGAGGTGGAGGGCGGCTGGCAATAAGGCAGAGGCGATGCAAAGAACAGTGGTCTAGGGTcgatataattttttttaatgtcAGGGCGGATATAATTGTATTGCATGATACAAGTGTTTGGAtcttttttcattttttaccTTATATTTTTATATTCCTGAGGAGATCTAAACACGGTTTAGCCGCTATGATTAGTGGTGCGCGTCTGCCGTAAAAACAAGGGTTAATTGGATCTGTGTCATTATAACTTTGTCGTTTCTGAAAAACGccattactattcgtctattttgaagcatgccattacaattcttcgtttTCCACAAATATGCCACCGAATACGTATGGACACAGCCTGGGCCCAGCTGTaggcgtatacgaagacgtatacttcatctctcctgtcactgacacgcgggccccatatgtcatcttcttcctcctcttctctgaATCTCTCTCTTCGGTTCTCTCTCTCCATCCCGAGCGCCAGGCCGCCACGGGTCGCCCATGGCGATGGCCGGAGCCGCCGCCGCGGGTCGCTGCCATCTCCTCTCCCGCCCGTCCCCTTTCCGGCTCCGCCTCCTCCGCGCCGCCCTCTCCACCGTCGCCCCCACCCTCGGCCCCACCTCCACTCCCGCTCCCCCTCAGCGGCACGAGCTCCTCCTCGagtgcctccgcctccgccacctCAAGGACGCCTCGTCCCTTGGCGTCCCGAGGCCCGCCTCGAGGGCCGTGGAGCGAAGCTCGCagcaggggaaggggaagagggtCGAGGCCGCCGAGAGCTTCGAGGAGCTCGGCCTCGGGGAGGAGGTGATGGCCACGCTCGGGGAGATGGGCATCTCCAAgccgcgagcagcagcagcagcagcagcacaagcCCTCCTTGCTCCAGCGCCTCCAccaagcaccgccgccgccattgccGGGGTCGACCCGAGCTCATCAATCTCCTCGCACAAGCCATCTTGCGCCCTTCCGCTGCTTTCATCGGCTTCGCAAGCGCATGAGGAGGCCATCTCGTTACATCTCGTGGCTAACCTGAGCTGGAAACCTCGTCTCCCACGGACGCCGGCGGACCTTGGGCCATCCTCACCGATGCCGGCCTCACCTGATCCGCTCTCACCGGCGAGGGCACCCTCGGTGTGTTTGCAGGGCCACCCTCGACCTCCTCCGTCGTCCGCTAGCCCTCCACGGTCGCTGGAGCGCCATGGCAGCATCTCATGACAGCCATGGACGGAAGGTGGGAGCAGGAGGAAGGTGACGAGGAGATGggaaagaagaagatgacatgtggggcccgcgtgtcagtgacaggggagatgaagtatacgtcttcgtatacgctTGCAGCTGGGCCCAGACTATGTCCATACGTATTCAGTGGCATATTTGTGGGAAACGAAGAATTATAATAATATGCTTCAAAATAGGCAAATAGTAATAATGTTCTTTAGAAACGACAAAGTTATAATGGTACAGATCCCATTAACCCTAAAAACAACCGAGAAGATATTTTGGCCGCAGTTCTTCTCCTTTTGTTCCATTCCATCCAAGACCAAGGAGAGGAGGAAACGCAACGGAAAGGAAAAAGGTAAAAAGTGGCAAGGGAAAGGGCAGCACAAGCAGGGCAGCACAAGCAACAGCACCCGTGACCAGGTGATCCTCATGTCACCCTCCCCTCACTGACAGCTGGGACGGAGGAGGAGCCTCTCTTCAGTCTCTCACTCACTCGTCCAGTCAGCTACCACGACCTGCTGCTTTGCTTTGTGGTTGCTGGTTGGTGCTTCTTCCTTCTTCCCTGTTCCCTGTTCCCTGTTCGAGTCCAGCACTCCAGCCGCAGGAGTTGCCGGAGACTTTGGCATTTCACCCATCGTCGAAAactggtttcgtatttttaccATCCCGCAAAGTGGTTTCGCTCGTTTGTCATTATGAAACCGACGTAACCCGCTGAAATACACTTCGGGTAGTTCCAATTCGTGATAAAAAGAAGGCACCTCCTTCCGGTTCTACCCCTGCCTACTTTCTCACCGCATGCCGTGTCCAGCCGCGTATGCTTGCAGCGCTGCTCCGCACACCGCCAACGAGACGCAGCAGGGAGGAGGCCTGGACGAGCAGCATGAAAAGCAGGAGGTCGGTCTTCGTGACGGGCGCTGTGGGGCGGGGAGCGGGGCCGCTGCCGGCGCCGGGGGCGGAGGGTGGAGGGCACGACGCCGGTGGAGGAGGTTGCGCAAGGAGCAGACCCACGAGCGGCGCTGTGCGAGTCGCCGTCGGGCCGGGCTGTTCGAGCTGCCGCGCGCCTGTGCGCAAGCAGCCGTCAAGCTTTTTGTCAGGACAGGAGGGTGGAACGATGAGCCTCAACGTGCTGCTCCTCCCTGCGCTCGGCTCCGGCCACCTCAGGTCGCTCATCGAAGCCGGGAACCGCCTGGTCGGCCACGGCACTGACGGCGGAGACGATCACCTCGGCCGAGAGTTCACGGTGACCGTCCTCGTCGTGCAGCCGTCGACACCAGAGTCGGCATCCGAGGTGGACGCGCACGTCCGGCGCGTGCGGTGTCGGGCATTGGCATCCGGTTCAACCACCTCGCGGCCTTGGAGCCCCTCGTGGACTGCGTCGGCGTGCGTCCGTGGTTCGACATGCAGCCACGGGCGTCGGTGGTGTTCCTCTGCTTCAGGTCCGGGTCTCCGGGAGCCTGGGCTGGTTCGACGCCGCCAAGGCCCTCCCGCGGTTGGCTTGCAGCACTTCCCGTGGGTGCTGCACGGCCCTCCCACGGCCGGCTCACGGCACCCGTCGCGGCGCTTGTATGGCCTGGGGCGGCGGCGACGCTTGGATGGCGGGGGCGGAGGGTGAGGAGGCCGCAGGAGGCGCGAGAGGCGAACGCATCGAGGTGGCTCCCCGCGGCTGCGGGGGAGCGAGCACCGCGGCGTGGCCGGCGGCGCAGAGGACCAGCTCACGGCTCGGCTTGTCCGCCATGTCCGCAACCGTACTTCGCTCGTCGGAGTCGCCTCCTTTCCTCTGTCTGCCCCCCTTCACGGAGCAGACCCACGAGGCATGCGGTGAGAAAGTAGGAAGGGGTAGAACCGGAAGGATGTGCTTTCTTTTTTTTCCACAAATTAAAACTATCTAAAGTGTATTTTAGTGGGTTACACCAATTTTATAATAACAACGAGTGAAATCATTGACGGGGACGATAAAAGTGCGAAACCAGTTTAGGAGAAGTTTTGGAGGACGGTTGAAATGCCGAAGTCTCAGCTGCTGTGACTGTGAGCCGCCTGACCCGACAAGTCCGAGCGACAGCGAGAGACGCACGATCTCGTGCGTGCTCCTACGCCGACAAGCTTTTGGCTTTTCTCCATATTTTACCTCCCATCCTCGGTTGCTcctcgccgtcttcttcctcctcaccccACCCGTTTCCTCTGCTCTGCAGCAGCTGCAGACTGCAGTTGCATCCCCTCTGGCCCGTTGGTTGCTGCTCGGTTGGGTCGATCCACCCATCCATCCATCCGTTTCCACTTGATTGCTCTTGTTGCTCTCCTCCGTCTGCCCCTCCTCGCTAATCAGATCTGGGTGCGGCCCTCCCCTGCTCTCCAGCGTCGCAAGCATCACCTGCTCCCGAGCGTCGCAACAACAAGCgcccctttttttcttctttgcaATTTGATTCGTTGAATTAGTGCTGCTGATACAGAACAACAGCTTTCAGTTGGGAACAATTCGATCCGTTTCTGATTGCTGCAGAGGGACGCACACAGAGTCCTGAACTTTTCCAGGCAAGTTCGTTCAATCAGGGAGGATTCAAAAATGGTTTCCATCTATCTTTCCAGGGAATGGGAATCCCACGGCACCCGCCTGGGAGTCCTGAAAAATCTCTCGTCGAAATGGTATCTGATCCTTCTCCTTTCTTTGCTTTGCTCTGCTGCAGGTACATACAGATGGTGCTAGTGCGGTAGAGGTCCCCAAGCCGTGGCCTTTTTCTTGCCCGGCCCGGAGTCGCCGCCATTTCGGACCAACCAAGGTGGCGCTAAGCTCCTGCTCGCTTTCCTTCCTCTTGGACGCAGCCGCAATGCCACCAACGTCATTATAAATCGGCAGCGCTAACCACATGGTGCGCTCCCCAAATGCTAGACTACGCGAAAGTTGCAATCTTTTTCTCGTTTCTCCACGGCAACTTGCCAATTTGGTCGTCCTTGTTTGCATCAGCAGCAGCGGCGCAGCTGAACTGGACCCACCAGACGATGCTTCGCCCGAGATCCGGATGCTCATCCAGACGGAGACTCCATTTCTCCTCTTCCCTCATCGCCATGCGGATGCGCTGGCTCCTCCTCTtggcgctcgccgccgccgccgcccccgcccccgccgccggcgAGATGGGGTACGCGCATTGCGGctgcgacggcggcggtggcggaggaggaggaggaggaggagggttcTGGAGCCTCGACAACATCTTCAAGTGGCAGAAGGTGAGCGACCTGCTCATCGCGGCGGCCTACTTCTCCATCCCGCTCGAGATCCTCTACTTCGTCGCGGGGCTCCGCCACCTGCTCCCGTTCCGGTGGGTGCTGGTGCAGTTCGGCGCCTTCATCGTGCTCTGCGGCCTCACCCACCTGCTGGCGGCCTTCACCTACGAGCCCCACCCGTTCATGGTCGTGCTGCTCCTTACCGCCGCCAAGTTCCTCAcggcgctcgtctccttcctcacCGCCATCACGCTGCTCACGCTCATCCCGCAGCTGCTGCGCGTCAAGGTCCGCGAGAGCCTGCTCTGGATCAAGGCCCTCGAGCTCGACCGCGAGGTGGTGCTCATGAAGCGCCAGGAGGAGGCCAGCTGGCACGTCCGCATGCTCACCCAGGAGATCCGCCGCTCGCTCGACCGCCACACCGTACTCTACACCACGCTCATCGAGCTCTCCAGGGTGCTCGCGCTCAACAACTGCGCCGTCTGGATGCCCTCCGAGGACAAGTCCGGAATGTGCCTCACCCACGAGCTCCGCCGGggcagcgacgacgacggcgaggcagTCGTCGCCGCGGACGACGCGGACGTCCTCGAGGTCAAGGGCACCGACGGGGTCAAGCTGCTGCCGCCGGACTCGGTCCTTGGGtcggccagcggcggcggcaaggagGGGACTGGCACGGTGGCCGCGATTCGGATGCCGATGCTCAAGGTCGCCGACTTCAAGGGTGGAACGCCCGAGGTAATTAAGACGAGCTACGCGGTGCTAGTTCTGGTGCCGCCCAGCGACAGGAACTGGGCGCCGCACGAGCTGGAGATCGTCGAGGTGGTCGCCGATCAGGTGGCTGTCGCGCTGTCGCACGCCTCGCTGCTCGAGGAGTCGCAGGCGATGCGTGACAGGCTGGCCGAGCAGAACCGAGAGCTGCTGCAGGCGAGGCGGGACGCTCTCATGGCGAACGAGGCCAGGGACGCGTTCCAGCACGTCATGAGCCAGGGAATGCGGAGGCCCATCCACTCCATCCAGGGACTGGTGTCCGTGGTGCAGGAGGAGGGCCTGACGTCCGAGCAGAAGCTCGTCGTCGATACTATGGCGCGGACCGCAACCGTCGTCTCGATGCTCATCAACGATCTCATGGAGATGTCCGCCACCAACCAGGAGCGCTTTCCACTGGAGACGCGGCCATTCCACCTGCACTCCATGATCAGGGATGCCGCCTGCGTTGCACGGTGTCTCTGTTACTTCAGGGGGTTTGGCTTCGCGGTGCACGTCGAGAACGTGCTGCCGGACCTTGTCATTGGAGACGAGCGGAGGATTTTCCATGTCTTGTTGCACATGGTTGGCAATCTGATTGGTCGCTTCGATGCGGGGAACGTCACGTTCCGGGTGCGTGCTGATGATGAGCCGATGGAGGACCAGAGGTGGGATCCATGGAGGCCAAGCTACTCCGGTGGACACTCATCGGTCAAGTTTGTGATTGGAGTGAAGAGGCAGCAGAATGCTGACTCATCAAGCTCACTTGCACAGTTCTTGCGGAGGCCTAGGACCGAAGGGTTTGATCTCAGGCTCAGCTTCAGCATGTGCAGGAAGCTTGTGCAGGTACTCTGAAACCAGTTTGCGTGTCCTTTGCATTTTGTGCAGGCAGGAAGCTTAGAGACATTTGTGTTCAGTCACTAATATTTTTGCCTTGTGATGCTCTCTCTCAACAGATGATGCAAGGGAACATCTGGGCAATTCTTGACGGGCAAGGACTCCCAGAGAGCATGACCCTGGTCCTGAGATTCCAGCTTCAACCATCGCTGGCGAGCTCCAGCCTCGGAGGGTCATTTGATCTGCAATACCCATCGCCATCGAACCAAATAGCTGGGCTGAAGGTTCTGCTCATCGACGACGATGAGATCAACCTAGTCGTGGCGCGGAAGCTCTTGGAGAGGCTAGGCTGCACTGTATCCTCGCTGCCCTCAGGCTCAGGGTTCATGAACTCGGTCGGCCCTTCCTCTGCCTCGTTCCAGCTCGTCATGGTTAACCTGGAGATGTCAACGATTAATCCCCTGGATGCTGCCTCGAGGATCAGGCAGTACAGGAGCTTCCACTGGCCCCTGGTGATGGCCATGACATCGGAGCAGAACGTGTGGGAGAAGTGCGCGCAGTCAGGGATCAACGGTGTCCTGAAGAAGCCGCTTGTTCTGCAGGAAGTGAAAGAAGAGCTCACGAGGATTCTTCAGAACACATGATACTTACAACTACTGGCGGGTTCCTTTGCTGCCAGCcaagagctctgaactctgaagtaGCCAA encodes:
- the LOC136475213 gene encoding ethylene receptor 3-like isoform X1 — its product is MLDYAKVAIFFSFLHGNLPIWSSLFASAAAAQLNWTHQTMLRPRSGCSSRRRLHFSSSLIAMRMRWLLLLALAAAAAPAPAAGEMGYAHCGCDGGGGGGGGGGGGFWSLDNIFKWQKVSDLLIAAAYFSIPLEILYFVAGLRHLLPFRWVLVQFGAFIVLCGLTHLLAAFTYEPHPFMVVLLLTAAKFLTALVSFLTAITLLTLIPQLLRVKVRESLLWIKALELDREVVLMKRQEEASWHVRMLTQEIRRSLDRHTVLYTTLIELSRVLALNNCAVWMPSEDKSGMCLTHELRRGSDDDGEAVVAADDADVLEVKGTDGVKLLPPDSVLGSASGGGKEGTGTVAAIRMPMLKVADFKGGTPEVIKTSYAVLVLVPPSDRNWAPHELEIVEVVADQVAVALSHASLLEESQAMRDRLAEQNRELLQARRDALMANEARDAFQHVMSQGMRRPIHSIQGLVSVVQEEGLTSEQKLVVDTMARTATVVSMLINDLMEMSATNQERFPLETRPFHLHSMIRDAACVARCLCYFRGFGFAVHVENVLPDLVIGDERRIFHVLLHMVGNLIGRFDAGNVTFRVRADDEPMEDQRWDPWRPSYSGGHSSVKFVIGVKRQQNADSSSSLAQFLRRPRTEGFDLRLSFSMCRKLVQMMQGNIWAILDGQGLPESMTLVLRFQLQPSLASSSLGGSFDLQYPSPSNQIAGLKVLLIDDDEINLVVARKLLERLGCTVSSLPSGSGFMNSVGPSSASFQLVMVNLEMSTINPLDAASRIRQYRSFHWPLVMAMTSEQNVWEKCAQSGINGVLKKPLVLQEVKEELTRILQNT
- the LOC136475213 gene encoding ethylene receptor 3-like isoform X2, translated to MLRPRSGCSSRRRLHFSSSLIAMRMRWLLLLALAAAAAPAPAAGEMGYAHCGCDGGGGGGGGGGGGFWSLDNIFKWQKVSDLLIAAAYFSIPLEILYFVAGLRHLLPFRWVLVQFGAFIVLCGLTHLLAAFTYEPHPFMVVLLLTAAKFLTALVSFLTAITLLTLIPQLLRVKVRESLLWIKALELDREVVLMKRQEEASWHVRMLTQEIRRSLDRHTVLYTTLIELSRVLALNNCAVWMPSEDKSGMCLTHELRRGSDDDGEAVVAADDADVLEVKGTDGVKLLPPDSVLGSASGGGKEGTGTVAAIRMPMLKVADFKGGTPEVIKTSYAVLVLVPPSDRNWAPHELEIVEVVADQVAVALSHASLLEESQAMRDRLAEQNRELLQARRDALMANEARDAFQHVMSQGMRRPIHSIQGLVSVVQEEGLTSEQKLVVDTMARTATVVSMLINDLMEMSATNQERFPLETRPFHLHSMIRDAACVARCLCYFRGFGFAVHVENVLPDLVIGDERRIFHVLLHMVGNLIGRFDAGNVTFRVRADDEPMEDQRWDPWRPSYSGGHSSVKFVIGVKRQQNADSSSSLAQFLRRPRTEGFDLRLSFSMCRKLVQMMQGNIWAILDGQGLPESMTLVLRFQLQPSLASSSLGGSFDLQYPSPSNQIAGLKVLLIDDDEINLVVARKLLERLGCTVSSLPSGSGFMNSVGPSSASFQLVMVNLEMSTINPLDAASRIRQYRSFHWPLVMAMTSEQNVWEKCAQSGINGVLKKPLVLQEVKEELTRILQNT